In the genome of Streptomyces lydicus, the window GTGCCGGTGGGGTTGTTGGGGTTGCAGACGAAGATCAACCGGGTCCGGTCGGTGATCGCGGCGTACATGGCGTCCAGGTCGTGCACCTCACCGGAGGTCAGCGGAACCTGTACGGAGGTGGCGCCGGAGACCTGGGTGACGATCGGGTAGGCCTCGAACGACCGCCAGGCGTAGATCACTTCATCGCCGGGCCCGGCCGTCGACTGGACCAGCTGCTGGGCCACCCCGACCGATCCGGTGCCGGTCGCCAGATGCTCCAAGGGCACCGAGAACCGCTCGGACAGCTCCGCCATCAGGCCCGTGCAGGCCATGTCCGGGTAGCGGTTGAAGGCGCCGGCGGCGGTCACCGCGCTCTCCAGGACACCCGGCAGCGGCGGATAGGGATTCTCGTTGGAGGACAGCTTGTACGTGACGGGGCCGCCGGCCGCCGCCGGCCGGCCCGGCTTGTAGGTGGGGATGCCGTCCAGCGCAGCACGCAGCTTCGGGGTCTTCTCGCTCACCGCAGGTCCTCCTCGACCGTCGCGCCTCTTCTCCAATACTGCACACCTTATGAGGATTGACCCGTTCGGCGGCAGCCCCGGACCGCCGCCGAGCCCGGCCACACCCCTCGGCCCGGCACCGGGGAAGCCCCGCGCGGAGCTTCCAGGGGGCGCCGTCCGGTTCGGCGTGCGCCGGTGGCTCACTCCGTGGCGCGCGTCCCCCGTCAAGGTGACTTGAAGCCGCTTCGGGGCCTGAACCGATCGATAGGCAAACGCGTCACCTCTCCCCCGAAATGATCACTCATTGTGCCAACTTCCTTTGCTTCCATGAGAATTGGGGGCTCCCGGCCGTGCAGAAACGTGCCTCTCCCCAGCCCTCGCCCAAGCCCCGCGAATGGCCCTAATGAGCCCTACTATCGGCTCGCCATGACAGCAGCAGGGAAGCATCAGGTGAGCCGGTCGACCGGTCGCCGGCTGGGGCGGGCGGGCATCCGGGACGTGGCCGCCGCAGCCGGGGTGTCGATCACGACTGTCTCCGACGCGCTCAACGGCAAGGGCCGGCTTCCGGACGCCACCCGTAGCCATGTCCGCGAGGTGGCCGACCGGCTGGGCTACCGCCCGTCCGCAGCCGCCCGCACCCTCCGTACGGGCAAGTCGGGGCTCCTCGGCCTGACCGTGACCACGTACGGGGATGAACCTTTCACCTTCACCGAATTCGCGTACTTCGCCGAGATGGCCAGAGCGGCCACCTCCGCGGCCCTGGCCCGGGGCTATGCGCTGGTCATCCTCCCCGCGACCTCCCGCCACGACGTGTGGTCCAACGTCGCCCTGGACGGCACCGTCGTCATCGACCCCGCCGACGGCGACCCCGTCGTCACCGAGCTCGTCCGGCACGGCATCCCCGTCGTCTCCGACGGCCGCCCCGGCGGCACACTGCCCGTCACCGGCTGGGTCGACAACGATCACGAGGCGGCCGTCCTCGGTCTGCTCGACCATCTCGCCGACGCCGGCGCCCGTCGCATCGGCCTGCTCACGGGCAACACCACCGACACCTACACCCGCCTGTCGACCACCGCCTATCTGCACTGGTGCGAGCGGGTCGGCCAGGACCCGGTGTACGAGTCCTACCCGGCCCACGACCCATGCGCCGGAGCCGTCGCCGCCGACCGGCTGCTGGCCCGCCCGGACCGCCCGGACGCCGTCTACGGACTCTTCGACCCCAACGGCACGGACCTGCTCGCCGCCGCCCGGCGCTACGGCCTGAGGGTGCCGGAGGACCTGCTGCTGGTCTGCTGCAGCGAGTCCACCCTCTATGCCGCCACCGAGCCGCCCGTCACCACGCTGTCCCTCAAACCGCGCCGCATCGGCACCGCCGTCGTACAGATCCTCATCGACGCCATCGAAGGGCTCGACAACGGCCGGCCCGTCGAACAGGTGATACCGACCGACCTGATCGTCCGGGCCTCGTCCCAGCGACGTCCCCCGAGAACGACCATCAGCCCACCGCGCGGACCCACCGGCGACTGAGCGTGCTCCCACATACGAGCGACGGTGTGATCACTTCTACGAGGAAAAAACAGGGCGATCCCGGGATAAATGCGCTGCGAATGCCGGGCTTCGGCGGATTGACCACCCCAGGGTGCGTCACAACCCGCGATCGGCATTCCTATGATGGGCGCACGACATCGCGGACCGCCGTCGACCAGGCAAAGGTCCGAGAGGTGCAGGCGGCGCGACGGTGGAGGGGTCGATGACTCAGGGGGCCAGTCAGGGACCCATGGTGTGGACCATGGCGGGAGAAACTCCGGCGTCCGTTCCGCCACCAGGAGTTCCCTCCGGCACGTCCGCCGGATCCCCCGTGCCGCCGCCTGTCGGCCCGCCGCTCCACCTGCCCGCCGGCACCCCGACCGCGCCTCCCGTGGCGCCGCCTGCCACCCCGCCCGCGGAGCTGCCCGAGGAGTACACCCCGACCGCGCGCGACCTCCCGGTCATCGCGCCCGAGCGCACGGACACCCTCATCGACCGTCCCGCCGTCGTCCCGGTGCCCGAACCGGCCCAGGACCCCGACGCGCCCGAGGGCATGGGCCCGCTGTACGTCGTCGGCGATGTGCACGGCTACTACGACGAGCTGCGCGAGGCGCTGGCCGCCGAGGGCCTGATCGACGCCGACGGCAACTGGGCGGCCGGCAATGCCCGGCTCTGGTTCCTCGGCGACTTCACCGACCGCGGCCCGGACGGCATCGGCGTCATCGACCTCGTCATGCAGCTCTCCGCCGAGGCCGCGGCGGCCGGCGGCTACTGCAAGGCCCTGATGGGCAACCACGAACTCCTGCTGCTGGGTGCCAAGCGGTTCGGCGACACCCCCGTGCAGTCGGGCGCCGGCACCGCCTCCTTCCAGGCCGCCTGGCTCCTCAACGGCGGCCAGAAGACCGATATGGACCGCCTGGAGGACCACCACCTGCAGTGGATGTCCCGCCTGGACGCCGTGATGGAGGAGGACGGGCATCTGCTCGTGCACTCCGACACCACCGCCTACCTCGAATACGGCGACTCCATCGAGGCCGTCAACGACACCGTCCACGATGTGCTCACCCGCAGCGACGCGGACGAAGTCTGGGACCTGTTCCGCAAGTTCACCAAGCGCTTCGCCTTCCGCGACGAGGACGGCTCGGACGCCGTACGCGAACTCCTCGATGCCTATGGCGGCGACCGCGTCGTACACGGCCACAGCCCGATCCCCTATCTGCTGGGCGAGGTCGGCGCCGAGGAGGGCGAGAGCGAGAGCGTGGCGGTCGACGGTCCGCATGTCTACGCGGACGGTCTGGCCATCGCCATGGACGGCGGTATCACCATGGCCGGAAAGCTCTTGGTCGTTCAACTTCCGCTGGCGGGCTGAACGTTATCGGGGCAGGTGTACGGAAGGGCGGGCGGCGGGCGGACGGCACACCCCAGAGGGGCCGCACGGACGGAAACCGGTCGTGGCATTACTCAAATTACGTAAACTCTCTGTCACCCCGCGCCGCAGTCGCTCTACCATCGGACCATCCGTAGCAGGCTCTCCTCCGTTTCCGCCCACTGCCCGGCCAACGCCGGCCGTACGGCCCTACGGAGCATCGGGGGATCCACATGAACAGCGCTCCGCACCTGCTGAACGAGGACCGCGCGGAATTCGCGCGGATCCTTGATGAGGCGCTGCGTACCGCCGAATACCGCCCGGACGACTTCACCGCCGTCGCGGGAAATCACCTCAACAACGAGCAGTTGCGCACCATGGCGCTCAGCGCGACCACCGCCATCGCCGCGTGCGCCACGGCCGAATACCAACGCTATGTACAGCTCCGCGCCGAGTGGCGCGCACCGACACCCGCGCCGTCCCACGTCACAGCGGACGACGGGGAGCAGACTCCGGAGGCCGACGGGAGCCCAGGACCGGCCACCGCCATGGCTCCGGACGAGGCCGAAACCACCGGCGCCGGACTCACCGCCATGGTCGCCGTCCTCGCACCCGTCCTCGCCGGCATCGCCGCGGTGCTCTTCCTCCTCATCGGCTATGTGCTGCGCGCCATCAGCCCCGACAAGTCCTTGGCGCAGCCACTGATCAACGTCGGCTGGATCTTCGCGGCACTGACTGCCGCGGGGACCCTCGTCGCGATGGCCGGACTGCTCATCACCGCACTGCGCAACGGCTCGTCCCCGCAGGTCACCAGAGCCGATGAACTGGGCGAGGCGCTGGACGACGCCCGTGAGGTGTGGCGCCGCGCCCTCCTGGAGCGCGGTGTGCTGCCCTTTCTCCGTGAGGCCCTTGCCGACCCCACGGCCACTCCGGACGACGACCCGGCCCGCTATGTCCCCCGCCGCACTCCACCGCCCGAAAGCCGGATCCCCACCCTCGGCTACACCCGCCCCGAGTTCACCAGCCCCGACAGCGGTTCCTCGGGGTCCCGCCCGCGCTACTCCAGCCCGGACTTCACCAGCCCGGATCATGGAGGGTCCGACCACCAGGCGGATTAGCGTGTGGGCCGTGCCGTGAGCCGAGCGAGACCGGCGGGGGCTCGGCGGGACCGGCGCGGCTTGACGGGGGCAACGGCCTTGGCTGGGGGCAGCGGCCGCGGCCGGGGGCGTCGGCGGAGTGCAGCCGCTGCCAGGCAGGGTGTTGGCTGCGCGGCTCGATCGTCCCGCTGCGCGGCCTCCGTCCCGCCCCCTGAGCGAGGCTCCTTACCCGTCCTGGCCCCGGCGGTCCGTGGCCGAGGCGAAGCCGAGCCAGGTGTGCCGGTTGCCCGCCCAGCACCAGCCGACCTTGGGCGCGTTGCGGCGCTCGCGGCCGTCCCGCCCGGTGCCGTTGCTGATCCAGATCGCCGGGGTGCGGGCGTCCAGGGCGCCGTTGTCCTTGCGCAGTCGGGAGCCGATGGTCATGAAGCAGTGGTTGCGTTCCAGGGCGGCGGGCTGCTGCATCACCCAGTGGATTCCCTCGGTGAGCAGCAACGGGGTGCGGGCCTCGGCGGTGAGAGCGGGGAGGGCCTCGTCCGGGCTGCAGTTGGCCATCCGGTCGCCGCGGTCAAGGCCGGTGAGGAAGTAGAGCGGGGCATCGGGCAGTTCGATGGTGTCGAGCGGGGAGAAGAGGTCGACATCGGTCATGTCGGTGACGACGAAGCCGGGCCTGCCGTCGCGGTGGAGCAGCGGTGCGAGGGCGGAGGCCGGTGCCCGGTCCGGATGTACAGCGAGCAGGGCACTGTGGCCGGCGGGAACGTCGGCTGCCGCGGCGAAGGTACGAAGCTCAGCGGCGGGCAGTCCGGCGATCTTGTGCACCCCGAGCTCGATCAGTCGCTCGGCCTGCGCGGTGACGGCCGGAAGCAAAGGGAGAACGGTGGCGCTGGTGTTGTCGGACACGAGACTCCCAAGGACGGCGGCGTGACAGGACCCTGAGCCAACGAAACGGCCCGCCGGAACATTCCCGCCACTGCCCGGTCCTCCGCCGCGCGCACGGCGGCGGCGAAGGCCCGTCCGGACCTCCGCCGCCCTCATGCGCGCTCGGCAGGATCAGTCGGCCATCGGCAGATAGACACGGTTGCCCGCGGCCGCGAACTCCTTGGACTTCTCCAGCATCCCGGCCTCGATCTCCCCGGGGGTGGCGCCCTCGTCGCCACCGAACTGCTCCGTGATGCTCCTACTGATCTTCATCGAGCAGAACTTCGGGCCGCACATCGAGCAGAAGTGGGCCGTCTTCGCCGGCTCGGCAGGCAGCGTCTCGTCGTGGAAGGCGCGGGCCGTGTCCGGGTCGAGGGCCAGGTTGAACTGGTCCTCCCAGCGGAACTCGAAGCGGGCGTCGGAGAGCGCGTCGTCCCACTCCTGGGCGCCCGGGTGCCCCTTGGCCAGGTCTGCCGCATGAGCCGCGATCTTGTACGTGATGACGCCGGTCTTGACGTCGTCGCGGTCCGGGAGGCCCAGATGTTCCTTGGGCGTGACGTAGCAGAGCATGGCGGTGCCCCACCACGCGATCATCGCCGCGCCGATACCGGAGGTGATGTGGTCGTAGGCGGGCGCGATATCGGTGGTCAGCGGGCCGAGCGTATAGAACGGGGCCTCCTCGCAGATCTCCTGCTGGAGGTCGATGTTCTCCTTGATCTTGTGCATCGGGACATGTCCCGGGCCCTCGATCATCGTCTGCACGCCGTGCCGCTTGGCGATGGTGTTCAGCTCACCGAGCGTCCGCAGCTCCGCGAACTGCGCCTCGTCATTGGCGTCCGCGATGGACCCGGGGCGCAGGCCGTCACCGAGCGAGTAGGTGACGTCATACGAGGCCAGGATCTCGCAGAGCTCCTCGAAGTGCGTGTAGAGGAAAGACTCCTTGTGGTGCGCCAGGCACCAGGCCGCCATGATCGAGCCGCCGCGCGAGACGATGCCGGTCTTCCGGCGGGCCGTCAGGGGGACATAACGGAGCAGCACACCGGCGTGCACCGTCATGTAGTCGACGCCCTGTTCGGCCTGCTCGATGACGGTGTCCTTGTAGATCTCCCAGGTCAGCTCCTCGGCCTTGCCGTCGACCTTCTCCAGTGCCTGGTAGAGCGGCACTGTGCCGATCGGGACGGGCGAGTTGCGCAGCACCCATTCGCGGGTGGTGTGGATATTGCGCCCGGTGGAGAGGTCCATGACTGTGTCGGCGCCCCAGCGGGTCGCCCAGGTCATCTTCTCCACCTCCTCCTCGATGGAGGAAGTGACCGCCGAATTGCCGATGTTGGCGTTCACCTTCACCAGGAAGTTCTTGCCGATGATCATCGGCTCGATCTCCGGGTGGTTGATGTTCGACGGCAGCACCGCGCGTCCGGCTGCGATCTCGTCACGGACGAACTCGGGGGTGACGTTCTCGCGGAGCGCGACGTACTCCATCTCCGCGGTGATCTCGCCGCGCTGGGCATAGGCGAGCTGGGTGACCGCGGCGCCATCACGGCCGCGGCGCGGCTGGCGGGGGCGGCCCGGGAAGACCGCGTCGAGGTTCTTGAGCCCGCCGCGCGGCGAGGTGTGCTTGAGGCCGTCGTCCTCGGGCCGCGGGGGGCGCCCCGCGTACTCCTCGGTGTCGCCCCGAGCGATGATCCAGTTCTCCCGCAGCGGCGCCAGACCACGACGGACGTCGGTGTCGATATGCGGATCGGTGTACGGCCCTGACGTGTCGTAGAGCGTCACGTCCTTGCCGTTGGTGAGGTGCACCCGCCGGACCGGGACCCGAAGGTCGGGGCGTGATCCGGAGACATAGCCCTTGTGCCAGCCGATCTGCGGCTCGCTGCTGCCGCCGGCACCGTTTCCGTTTTCGGGCGTGCGTGCATCCTGCAGAGTCATGAGACCCAACTCCCTACGCCGGCATTACCCGGTAACAGGTTCAGCGGTCGACGCAGCGGCTTCCGTCCAATGAGCGTTTCACGTGAAACGCCGCTGGGACGAAGGTCAGCGCCCTCTCAGCCCGGTGCTCCGAGCTCCCGCGATTGCAAAGGTGGCACCACGGTAGCGGCCGATGCCGCGGAGTGAACAGGGGGCCCGGAGTTCTTGCAATGATCGGGCTGTGAGCCCTCACGAGTCCCACCACCCTTCCGCCGTGCACTCACACGCGCACGGCCATGGCCCTGCAGCGCCCGTCTCCCGGCATCTGCGCAAGGTCATCGCGGCAGTACTGATCCCCTTCGCCGCCGCGGTGGCGGTCGGTCTGGTCGTCCTCTGGCCGGGCGGCGCGCCTCCCCACAAACCGTCCGGCGTCGGCTTCGACCAGCCCACGGAGCAGGCCAGAGTCGTCAAGGTGGCGGAGGTGAACTGCGCGGACGTCCATGCCGAGCAGCAGCCCCAGCCCCCCTCTCCGACAGGACAGGCACCCGCCGGGGGAGGGACCAAGGGCAAGCCCTGTCAGCAGGCGACGATCAAAGTCACCACGGGAGAGAACGCGGGACGCACCTTCCAGACGGTGGTGACGCCGGACGCCCTGCGGCACTACACCACCGGCCAGGAGGTGGTGGTGGCGTACTCCCCCAAGGCGCCGAAGGATCTGCAGTATGCGGTCAGCGATGTCGACCGGACGCTCCCGATGTGGGTACTGGCCGCCCTCTTCGCGTTCGCGGTGGTCATCGTCGGCCGACTGCGGGGAGTACTGGCGCTGGTGGCACTGGCGGCCAGCTTTGTGGTCCTGACTCTGTTCATCCTCCCGGCGATCCTGCAGGGTTCCAACCCGCTGGTGGTGGCAGTGGTCGGGGGAAGCGCGATCATGCTGATCGCGCTGTACCTCTGCCATGGCCTGACGGCCCGTACGTCGGTGGCCGTACTCGGCACCCTCGCCTCGCTACTGCTGATCGGCCTGCTCGGGTCGGTGTTCATCAACTGGGCGCTGTTGACCGGCAATACGGACGACACGACGGGGCTGGTGCACGGCCTGTACCCCGACATCGAGATCCGCGGCCTCCTCCTCGCCGGGATCATCATCGGGTCGCTGGGCGTGCTCGACGATGTGACGGTGACGCAGACCGCCGCGGTCTGGGAACTCAAGGAGGCCGACCCGTCGGCCGGCTGGCGCAAGCTCTACGGCGCCGCCATGCGGATCGGCCGGGACCACATCGCGTCCGTCGTCAACACACTGGTTCTGGCCTACGCGGGCGCCGCCCTGCCCTTGCTTTTGCTGTTCTCGATCGCACAGAGCAGCGTCGGTACGGTCGCCACGAGCGAGGTGGTCGCGGAGGAAGTCGTCCGCACCCTGGTGGGCAGCATCGGGCTGGTTGCCGCAGTGCCGCTGACGACGTTGCTGGCGACTCTGGTCGTCTCGGCGGACCGGAAGGGGACGGGTGGACCGGGGAGCGACAGCAGGGCAGCTACCGGAGCAGGGCCCGGGGCGTGCCCGGGCCCCATGGCCGGGGTCGGGGCGGGCACCGACATGCCGACCGCCGCCGCGGAGAGCCGTCCGGACCGCCGCGGAGGCCGTGGGGGACGCGGCAGGCGCCGTAAGCGGTGACGGGGGCAGGGGCAGGCGGCACCGCTCACGGAACACCGGCTGGTCGACCACAAGAGCAGCGGGGGACGGGGACGAGTGAGGGTGATGGGCCGACGGCATGGGCGGGGAGGGACGTACGGGCAGGAGAGGCGGCCGGGCCGGAAGAGGCGCACGGGTACGCGGGATGACCGGCGTACCCGTAGTGGCGTCGGCCGGGCGGTGTGGCGTCGGCCGGACGGTCCGGCGGGGGCAGGGTTGGCCGGGTTAGCCGGCCGGCGCCTCCGTGAGGATCCGGTCGAGTACGGCCTCCAGGGTGTCGCAGACCTCTTCCTTGCCCAGCGGTACGAGCCGGTCCGTACGGTCGAGGAAGGCGACCAGCGGCGCCGCGCTGACCCGGAACAGCGCGTGCTCGGCGCCGACTTGAAGGCTGATGAAGACATCGCTGAGGTGCGCGGGGGAGGCCGGCTCGATACGCACATCGCCCTCACCGGAGGGCCGGCTCAGCCCGTCCAGCAGCAACTCTCGACCGAACACCCAGGTCACGGGGGCATCGCCGGGAAGATCGAAGGTGAGGCGGACGGCGTACGGATCGGCGCTGGCGAAGTCCAGCTCCACCGGAATCCGGAACGCGAGCTCTTCCGAAACGACGAAGCTCATGATCACTTCTGCCTGAACTGTGTCGGTCATCAACCACTGCCCCGCACTTGATCGGAGATGGCCGGGAAACATCCCCGTGGCCCTATTGGCGCCATCGTCTGCCACGCACAAGCAGATCACAAGGAGTGAGTTTTCAGATACTGACAGAGAAGGCGTGTGTCGTTAGTGTCGCCTCCGCCATTTTTCGTAGTCGGTCTGTAACGGACCGCAATCGATGCAGTTCGTCCGCGGGCAGGGAATCCACCGGCACCGAGCCGACCGCCTCGACCTGGGCAGAGAGGGCCACACACCCCGTGCCCAAGGCATATTCCCGATAGGCGAAAGCCGGATGATTGCCACGCACCGTATCCGCGGGGTGCGGCAATTCATCCGCAGATCGCACGGAAAAGGGCGATATCGCCTGGACGGCGCGGCACGCGGGACGCTCTTCGCTCGATGCCTCGTCAAACCGTGCGAGCAGATATTGCCCGATCGCATGTCCGGGTGTGGTGGCACGGAAACCCACCCACGACTCCACCGGCGGCCGCTGCTCCGGTGGGCGACCACCACCGCCCCGACATCACCCTCCCGATGGGACGGCGAAGTAGACGGCGGCGCAGCCCCGGACCCACCACGACCCGCCTATGCAGACCCGACGAGCTTCTTGCGGGCACCCGGCTCCGGGTCGGACGCCCACAAGGGAGCACGAGGATTCGCTGTTCACGATCGCAACATCGCATGCCCGAGTCCGCGCACAGCGGGGCACAAGGCCGACGGGCGGCCTTGCTGCTTACCAGTCGCTCTTGGACGAGGACGATGACGAGCCGCTGGCCCTGCGGACGAGGTAGATGACACCGGCGATCAGGGCTGCCGCTATGAGGACCTTGAACAGCACGCCGATCAGGAAGCCGAGCGCGGTGGTGATCAGCCCGCCGAAGACGACGATCAGCACGACGGGCACCACGACCCAGGTGACCCACCACGGAAGTCCTGCGAATATCCCCTTACCAGCCACTGCTCTGCCCTGCTTTCTGTCTGTCGCGCTGTCGCTGTCCGTACCGCGCCGTCCGTCGGCTGTGCCGTTGCCGCAGTGGTGCCGCCGTCCGCGTGTGGCCTGTCTGTTGCCTCACACCTTCGGGTTCCCCTGCACCAACGATGCTAGGACGCGTACCGCGGCCGTGGGGGCTTCGCAGCCCCGGCCCTTCCCTGACCCTTCCCCT includes:
- the thiC gene encoding phosphomethylpyrimidine synthase ThiC — its product is MTLQDARTPENGNGAGGSSEPQIGWHKGYVSGSRPDLRVPVRRVHLTNGKDVTLYDTSGPYTDPHIDTDVRRGLAPLRENWIIARGDTEEYAGRPPRPEDDGLKHTSPRGGLKNLDAVFPGRPRQPRRGRDGAAVTQLAYAQRGEITAEMEYVALRENVTPEFVRDEIAAGRAVLPSNINHPEIEPMIIGKNFLVKVNANIGNSAVTSSIEEEVEKMTWATRWGADTVMDLSTGRNIHTTREWVLRNSPVPIGTVPLYQALEKVDGKAEELTWEIYKDTVIEQAEQGVDYMTVHAGVLLRYVPLTARRKTGIVSRGGSIMAAWCLAHHKESFLYTHFEELCEILASYDVTYSLGDGLRPGSIADANDEAQFAELRTLGELNTIAKRHGVQTMIEGPGHVPMHKIKENIDLQQEICEEAPFYTLGPLTTDIAPAYDHITSGIGAAMIAWWGTAMLCYVTPKEHLGLPDRDDVKTGVITYKIAAHAADLAKGHPGAQEWDDALSDARFEFRWEDQFNLALDPDTARAFHDETLPAEPAKTAHFCSMCGPKFCSMKISRSITEQFGGDEGATPGEIEAGMLEKSKEFAAAGNRVYLPMAD
- a CDS encoding metallophosphoesterase, with the translated sequence MTQGASQGPMVWTMAGETPASVPPPGVPSGTSAGSPVPPPVGPPLHLPAGTPTAPPVAPPATPPAELPEEYTPTARDLPVIAPERTDTLIDRPAVVPVPEPAQDPDAPEGMGPLYVVGDVHGYYDELREALAAEGLIDADGNWAAGNARLWFLGDFTDRGPDGIGVIDLVMQLSAEAAAAGGYCKALMGNHELLLLGAKRFGDTPVQSGAGTASFQAAWLLNGGQKTDMDRLEDHHLQWMSRLDAVMEEDGHLLVHSDTTAYLEYGDSIEAVNDTVHDVLTRSDADEVWDLFRKFTKRFAFRDEDGSDAVRELLDAYGGDRVVHGHSPIPYLLGEVGAEEGESESVAVDGPHVYADGLAIAMDGGITMAGKLLVVQLPLAG
- a CDS encoding DUF5326 family protein, which encodes MAGKGIFAGLPWWVTWVVVPVVLIVVFGGLITTALGFLIGVLFKVLIAAALIAGVIYLVRRASGSSSSSSKSDW
- a CDS encoding SsgA family sporulation/cell division regulator, translating into MTDTVQAEVIMSFVVSEELAFRIPVELDFASADPYAVRLTFDLPGDAPVTWVFGRELLLDGLSRPSGEGDVRIEPASPAHLSDVFISLQVGAEHALFRVSAAPLVAFLDRTDRLVPLGKEEVCDTLEAVLDRILTEAPAG
- a CDS encoding DUF5701 family protein encodes the protein MSDNTSATVLPLLPAVTAQAERLIELGVHKIAGLPAAELRTFAAAADVPAGHSALLAVHPDRAPASALAPLLHRDGRPGFVVTDMTDVDLFSPLDTIELPDAPLYFLTGLDRGDRMANCSPDEALPALTAEARTPLLLTEGIHWVMQQPAALERNHCFMTIGSRLRKDNGALDARTPAIWISNGTGRDGRERRNAPKVGWCWAGNRHTWLGFASATDRRGQDG
- a CDS encoding LacI family DNA-binding transcriptional regulator gives rise to the protein MTAAGKHQVSRSTGRRLGRAGIRDVAAAAGVSITTVSDALNGKGRLPDATRSHVREVADRLGYRPSAAARTLRTGKSGLLGLTVTTYGDEPFTFTEFAYFAEMARAATSAALARGYALVILPATSRHDVWSNVALDGTVVIDPADGDPVVTELVRHGIPVVSDGRPGGTLPVTGWVDNDHEAAVLGLLDHLADAGARRIGLLTGNTTDTYTRLSTTAYLHWCERVGQDPVYESYPAHDPCAGAVAADRLLARPDRPDAVYGLFDPNGTDLLAAARRYGLRVPEDLLLVCCSESTLYAATEPPVTTLSLKPRRIGTAVVQILIDAIEGLDNGRPVEQVIPTDLIVRASSQRRPPRTTISPPRGPTGD
- a CDS encoding YibE/F family protein; this encodes MPRSEQGARSSCNDRAVSPHESHHPSAVHSHAHGHGPAAPVSRHLRKVIAAVLIPFAAAVAVGLVVLWPGGAPPHKPSGVGFDQPTEQARVVKVAEVNCADVHAEQQPQPPSPTGQAPAGGGTKGKPCQQATIKVTTGENAGRTFQTVVTPDALRHYTTGQEVVVAYSPKAPKDLQYAVSDVDRTLPMWVLAALFAFAVVIVGRLRGVLALVALAASFVVLTLFILPAILQGSNPLVVAVVGGSAIMLIALYLCHGLTARTSVAVLGTLASLLLIGLLGSVFINWALLTGNTDDTTGLVHGLYPDIEIRGLLLAGIIIGSLGVLDDVTVTQTAAVWELKEADPSAGWRKLYGAAMRIGRDHIASVVNTLVLAYAGAALPLLLLFSIAQSSVGTVATSEVVAEEVVRTLVGSIGLVAAVPLTTLLATLVVSADRKGTGGPGSDSRAATGAGPGACPGPMAGVGAGTDMPTAAAESRPDRRGGRGGRGRRRKR